The sequence ATTAAGTGCCACTGGGGCAAATTCTGAGGCAAGTCAGTTACAAAGAGAAATCAATGTGTTTTAATCTTCTGTCCAGAAAACACAGCACCTCTTATGGCACTGCATTGATAAAATACTTGACTAATGGCCAAACTAATTGACAAATGTGACCTGAATCTGAGGTACAGGGTCTGTACCAGAAACGCATGTGCAGAATATTGGGACTTGGGCACAGTAAAATGCCAACACTGGACAAGACATTCAGCTCAACCATTTTTccaacaagaaagcaaataaaagagagagaggagaaatgcTTCGATTTACCACAAGAGGCTACAATGGATCAATTAAAGTAAGAACAGAAGATGAAATGTAATGTAGTAAGACTGTAGAATATGAATGTGTTCAACTAGATCTACTCAACATTAATCTGCTGAGCTGAGCTTCACTTTCAGTTGCCACTATAAAATTACAGCGTGTCGAGATGCACACATCATGCGACTTAATGGTTTGTGACACTGTTGCACTGCCAATGTCAACATTGCTAACAAGCTGGAACCTAAAACCAATTCCTAAAATCACTTTAAAGGGAAATTGTGCGTTAAATCCAAAGCAAGACTAAAGAATTGGGTCAAACAAATATTACCTTGAGTAAACAAAGTCTGATGTGTCAAAAGCTACAAATGTGTAGcacattatttttcaaatgcaAGCTTTCATATAGAAGAACAAAGCTTGTTAAAAAGTTAAGTATTCTGGAAACGCTATTCATTCTGTTTACACGCATTTAATCACTGTTCCAGTCAACTGTAATCCAGAAACAAACCTAACAATGGTACTGCAATCCTGCCAGAGGCATAGATCTCGGGCATGGTCCATTATTCACCAATATCATCCTAAACACAATGTCACAAGGCTGAGCCTGCCCCCATCAATCAATCCTGCTTTAATATACAATTTTGACTATTCTGCTCATGATGTAACGCCTTATACTGTCAGCCTGCACTAAAAGCTTTATTAATGCTCagttaccaaaaaaaattagaggtTGGTGAGAAGGTAAAGATTGCTGTTGCAGAAGATGAACTACACCCCTACTGTAGGTCTCAAAAAGGCTTATAGCACAAAAGGAGCTTTACACAGGATTTCACAATGCCACCCAAAAAATACAAGTAGCCAGTTCTATACAACTTAATTACTTCTCATGACAGATAATACACAAAACTGCTGGCACAGTATGAAAAAGGTGATTTAAAACTGGATAAGCACAACATTCTACCTCCGGTCAAGAAAAAGTGCCTGTCCAGCTCACATGAGACAGGGCTTGCAATGTCAGTCCACTTCGCAAACAGtgtgaagagagggagaggagccaCTGAAGTCTATCTACAGCTAACAGAGAGCACACTGGAGAGTAATTTCTTTTGATTTAGTGCAGGCTGACGGTTTCATGGCTGGAACGCAGTAAAGACTCAGGCGAAGATAACTGAGGGGGCTTGGCTTGCCACTGAAAGGAACACTTTTAGGCAGGCAGCATATCTGTCACATTCAACAACCAGCGAGCCACCCGAAAACAGCTGCGACACAAATCATTCATATTCTCCCATCCTGCTCCGCCAGCTGGCTTCCATATCTAGAACCAGTTGGGAGTCTTTCCAAACAAAAAGGAAAGCCGAGCACAAACTACATTAACTACTGATCTTCCCAAAAGTGGGATACGTTACCATGTCGTTGCCCATCAAGCCTCCTGAGGATGGTCCCATTCCTTGCTGTCCCTCAAAGCCCATTCCACCCATGGGGAACTTCTGGTTGGATGCACCAAATGGCATATCTAacacaaacatgacaacaaGTCAAGCACACATACTACAtctgaaataaacaaatcaaacaaactcCTAATGCAGCCTGTAGATGGCAAGGTTGATTTAATATAATTAGacaaaatatattacatttacATCGAGTGTCATTtcaaagggaagagaaagattTTAATTCAACTTAATAACCACGCTGCAAGCTGACCTtagtggtgctgttgaactgcatTGTCTTATACCAAGAAGCGTGTATAAAATTTAGTTACTGATCATAGAGAATTATAGATATACATGGGATGGAGCCTGCTCTCAGTGCCTGTCTATCATGTGCTTGTCTGTCTTAATAATCTCAAGGAAATAATAGAGAAAATAGATAACTTACCACCCATGCCCAAAGATCCACTGGGATTCATTCTCATTTCCCTGTCCCTCTgtaataaaaagacaaagacaggaaatcaAAACATTAAACCAGGCAAAGACTAAGGAAGTATGTCACTTCATTACtcatatgtatatttttatgtaCTCTAATGTTAAGCTTAACTCACATCCATGAAGTTGCCCATCCTGTAGTTCTCCTCACGCTGACGGCGCATCTgttcttccatctctctcttacGAAGAATCTCTTCCTCCCGCCTGCGTCGCTCTTCCTCTTGTCtggtgagaaacagaaaatgttcaaTCATGTGATCCACATTGAGAATCGGTGTTAACAGATCTGCTCTAATTTTGGACTCTTACTACAAGGGAGGATGCCTGGGTGACAACAATCAATCTCAGTTGATAACCAACCAATTCTAATCAACACAAGTACCTGAGCTgcatctccttcctcttttgCATCTCCTGACTGTGCAGTTCCTCCATACGCCGCAGCTCCTCCTGCCGCCTCAGCAGATCTGCAAGGATgcataaaacaaactgatttaatTGTTGTGCTTTTCTGGTGGCTAGCGGCAAATAAATATAATCAAACAACTGGTCTTTCTTCGGGTTCTTGGTACTTTTTTCCCAGCCTGACCACATAACCACCACACTTACCTTGTCGGAGAAGATTGGCCTGGTGCTCGTGGTATGCTTCCTCCATTTCACTCTCAAGCTTCTCACGGGCCTCACGCATGTTCTTCTccacctgctgcctctgctgtttCTCCATTTCATCAAGTGACTTCCAGCGCTTAGAGTACTCAAATTCAAAAGTGCCTGGACGAGCAAAGCGGGGAGGCTCTTCACGCTCTCTGCGGATACAAGACACAAAATATAAAGTTCTACTCTCTGCAGTGCTGTActacaataaaaataagattttattTCCATGAGCATTAAAAGGCACAGAATGAGTGGATTTCAGAGCAGGAGATCGTTCCTTATAAATACTGCAACACTGGTCAACATTTTGATATCAGACCTTCACTAGTAGCCTGCTTCATACCATATAGGTATCACTGCTCATTGTCAGACATGATCATAACCCCTCCTGCTCTTGATTCATGAATATTAACATCTGCCACTCCACCCAGTAGATTGATTTTTAACAGATGCAACCCCTGacccaccctcccctccccctaTATCCACATCACACCATCTGCTGCTCACAAAACAATTACTTGGAAACGCACTGAACAGAGTGAAGTACATCTTAGTCTATTTAAAATCAAAGCAATTGTATTTATTCGTACAATACGTTGTGTGAACATGACGATTCGTGACATGCTTACGCTTGATATCTGGGGTTCTTCTGAGCCAATTTCTCTGGAAGaccatcttcatcatcaaaTTGCTCCAGAGGCTCAACAATAACAGGCCGGGGTGACCTGAATGgggtggaaaacaaaaaaaaaaagaaaaataagcaaGAGGTTCGAGCATCTTTCATGGACATACACTGGATCATAATGCACAATGCCAACATGTGCCTTTTAACTTCACTTACGTGGTGAGAAGGAAGACGCCCTCATTGCACCGGTCCAGGGCCTTTCTGGCAGCCGGTTTGGACGCAAACTCAACAATGCCCCTGCCTATGGAGCGCCCGCGATCATCTACAATGACAACGGCCCTCTCAACCATTCCAAACTGTGAGAAAGCTTCTTCCAGAAGCTCGTTGGAAACAAACGGTGACAGATTCTTCACAGACAGGGCTGCAGAGTGTGTGGCAAATCGGACACGCAAAGGTCTGCCTTTCATCGGCGTGTCATCTAACTCTACCTTTGCTATCTCTGCAAGCGCACGGGACTCCTGCAAGAAAATGCAACAAATATTAGCAGATCTGTCCCAACCAATTCAACAATTTGTCACTATCTTTTGACAACTATTGTTGGCTGCAGGCCTTCgctttattattaataataatctttattccacacaaacacaactccttTTTCGTATTAATCACTACAGTGAATACATTTTAGAGTTTAAGAGTGCTCACTTACCAGTCGAATGAAACCAAAGCCTTTGCTTTTGTTGATGAAGACCTCGCTGGGCTCTCCATATTTCGCAAACAACTTCTTGAATTGTTCCTCTGTGATGTCGCTGGGTAGGTTACCGATGAACAGACGACAGCGTTGTGTGTATGTCTTCTCACCGGGTTTCAGTAGCATGGACAGCGGTGCCTTGAAGCCCTGCTGATTGGCAacggaaaaaacaaaaaaaaaaaaaacaaataataccGTTATACTCAGACAACTCACAGAAAGTATGAGTAAAAACAGGGCGATATAAATTCACTTAAAACTGATATGTCTAACTGTACCAAATACAATATTTATGTATTAACGTTAATGTCTTTTTTCCACCAAAGTCCAACCGCCCATCCCCCATACAGTGTGTGCTCAAAGAAGAAACAAACCTGACCTATTTTCTCGAGTTAATTATGAGTAGGCTAGCGTTCACGAGATGAGCGAAGTAATCGGGGGAAATACAGCGTAAATCAAACAGTGATTGAACATCAAGTCCTTTGTGTTTCCAGAGTAAATGCCGCTTTTTGGTGAATGCATAGGTTTCAGACAAGATGGCGGATAGCTACAGCGACTAAATTGTAGTGCGCGCGATTTAAATCACCGCTCCTACCGCCATTGAATGTACCAGGCGACTACGCTGAAACCAAATGGCTGTAGAAAATAAGCACGTTAACTCCGCCCGCCAAGGCGGGACAGTGTCACAAATCGAACGCACGGCTTAGCCGTACTAACTAAGCTAGCACTTGCTACCAACAATGGCCGTCGACGCCATCAAcggtaaacaaaaaaaagaaaccgaCCTGTGTCAGGTTCCGGCCTGACTCCGCTGCATCCGTGCTTGTGGACTTTTTCTCCGGCTCCACTCGGTCTTGCTTTGTCTCCAGTGGCCCTGTCCTTAGGCCTTGTTGCGGGCCTGTCCTCTGGCCTTGTTGCGGGCCTGTCTTCTGGCTCTGTTGCGGGCCTGTCTTCTGGCCCTGTTGCGGACCTGTTTTCTGGCCCTGTTGCGGGCCTGTCTTCTGGCCCTGCTGTGGCCCGGTCTTCGGGCTCGGGTGCGGaggctgcttctgctgctgtccGTTAGCGTTTCCTATTGGTGACTTCAGCTGCTGGTTCTGGTTCTTGTTGGCCTGGTTAGCTTGAGGGGAGGTCAGGTTAGGTTTCGGCGGTGGGGACTGAATCTTCGGCTGAGGCGCAGGTGTTGCCGGTTTCCGTTgctcctgctgttgctgtgccggtttctgctgctgcatcgGGCCTTTCATCGTAAGAGCCGGACCGGGACTCGGAGGAGGGATGATAGGCAATGACTGGTTCTGTTGTGGCTTCTGGGGAGTCATCTGTGGTCCCTGATTAGGCGGTCTGTTGAAGTTATTATTTGGTCCTCTTCGATTTTGGTTCTGATTTTGAAAGGGATGGTTCCTAAAATTTGGGTTTCCCATTAGTCCACCCCGCATCGGTCCGCCGGGCCCACCGCCTCTGCGTGGCTGGAAATGATTCATCCCTCCGCGATTATTGTTAAATCGAGACATTGATTCTAATGTCCGCGAAAACTAttattaaaatatcaaaacGTTTTAGACCTACTGCGTAACAACCACCTCCTACCGGTCTTTGCAGGTCGAAATTCTTAAAATGGCGACTAACCGTTGTTCACAGGGGGGTCACTCTCTCTTCGCAACAGTGAGAGCCGCCCATCCGCGTTGATTGGTCCTCTGCTCGGAAGGAGGAGTCACCAGAGCCGGGAGCCAGTCTGATTTAGCTCGCTTTGGACTGTAGTTCTCACCAGCCCCTCAGGTTGTTTCATTATTTCCCCCGGCACCCAGAAACCAACCAGAACTCCAGAGCTGCAATGAGACGTTGATTAATCAATTTGCCATTTAAGAGAAAATTCATTAGTTTTGACAACTGGTTAACTGTTTAACTAGTTTCCCAGTTTCCTGTGATAGAAAATTCAAcaattagttttgttttttacaaaacaagcaatctCAATACAACTGACTaatcaattatttaaaaaaaaaactttgataaTTAAAGTAGTAAATAGTTAGTTGCAGCCTTTCAGTTCTCCTATGTTCAAATTATACTACACTCCCCAAGGTTTTCAGTGTGTTAATTACTTGACACAGGAAAAACTG is a genomic window of Toxotes jaculatrix isolate fToxJac2 chromosome 13, fToxJac2.pri, whole genome shotgun sequence containing:
- the sfpq gene encoding splicing factor, proline- and glutamine-rich isoform X2, whose protein sequence is MSRFNNNRGGMNHFQPRRGGGPGGPMRGGLMGNPNFRNHPFQNQNQNRRGPNNNFNRPPNQGPQMTPQKPQQNQSLPIIPPPSPGPALTMKGPMQQQKPAQQQQEQRKPATPAPQPKIQSPPPKPNLTSPQANQANKNQNQQLKSPIGNANGQQQKQPPHPSPKTGPQQGQKTGPQQGQKTGPQQGQKTGPQQSQKTGPQQGQRTGPQQGLRTGPLETKQDRVEPEKKSTSTDAAESGRNLTQGFKAPLSMLLKPGEKTYTQRCRLFIGNLPSDITEEQFKKLFAKYGEPSEVFINKSKGFGFIRLESRALAEIAKVELDDTPMKGRPLRVRFATHSAALSVKNLSPFVSNELLEEAFSQFGMVERAVVIVDDRGRSIGRGIVEFASKPAARKALDRCNEGVFLLTTSPRPVIVEPLEQFDDEDGLPEKLAQKNPRYQAEREEPPRFARPGTFEFEYSKRWKSLDEMEKQQRQQVEKNMREAREKLESEMEEAYHEHQANLLRQDLLRRQEELRRMEELHSQEMQKRKEMQLRQEEERRRREEEILRKREMEEQMRRQREENYRMGNFMDRDREMRMNPSGSLGMGDMPFGASNQKFPMGGMGFEGQQGMGPSSGGLMGNDMRNERFAQGGPRGMGPGNPGYGRVREEFDGPAKKARF
- the sfpq gene encoding splicing factor, proline- and glutamine-rich isoform X1, whose protein sequence is MSRFNNNRGGMNHFQPRRGGGPGGPMRGGLMGNPNFRNHPFQNQNQNRRGPNNNFNRPPNQGPQMTPQKPQQNQSLPIIPPPSPGPALTMKGPMQQQKPAQQQQEQRKPATPAPQPKIQSPPPKPNLTSPQANQANKNQNQQLKSPIGNANGQQQKQPPHPSPKTGPQQGQKTGPQQGQKTGPQQGQKTGPQQSQKTGPQQGQRTGPQQGLRTGPLETKQDRVEPEKKSTSTDAAESGRNLTQQGFKAPLSMLLKPGEKTYTQRCRLFIGNLPSDITEEQFKKLFAKYGEPSEVFINKSKGFGFIRLESRALAEIAKVELDDTPMKGRPLRVRFATHSAALSVKNLSPFVSNELLEEAFSQFGMVERAVVIVDDRGRSIGRGIVEFASKPAARKALDRCNEGVFLLTTSPRPVIVEPLEQFDDEDGLPEKLAQKNPRYQAEREEPPRFARPGTFEFEYSKRWKSLDEMEKQQRQQVEKNMREAREKLESEMEEAYHEHQANLLRQDLLRRQEELRRMEELHSQEMQKRKEMQLRQEEERRRREEEILRKREMEEQMRRQREENYRMGNFMDRDREMRMNPSGSLGMGDMPFGASNQKFPMGGMGFEGQQGMGPSSGGLMGNDMRNERFAQGGPRGMGPGNPGYGRVREEFDGPAKKARF